A region from the Betaproteobacteria bacterium genome encodes:
- a CDS encoding DUF502 domain-containing protein — MKRYLITGLLVLVPLVITLWVLHLLISTLDQSLLLLPDSLRPERLIGVKIPGLGVVLTLGVVLLTGMLARNFIGERLLLLWEGLLARIPFVKSIYSSVKQVSDTLLSPSGQAFRKALLVQFPRDGSWTIAFLTGTPGGDVANHLEGEYVSVYVPTTPNPTGGYFVMMRRSEVIELDMSVDDALKYIISMGVVVPGPRGRPRNDGQTRPRVKASAGN; from the coding sequence GTGAAACGCTATCTCATAACCGGCCTTCTGGTGCTGGTGCCGCTGGTCATCACCCTGTGGGTGCTGCACCTGCTCATCAGCACGCTCGACCAGAGCCTGCTCCTCCTTCCCGACAGTCTCCGGCCGGAACGGCTGATCGGCGTCAAGATCCCCGGGCTGGGCGTGGTGCTCACGCTCGGCGTCGTCCTGTTGACCGGCATGCTCGCCCGCAACTTCATCGGCGAGCGGCTGCTGCTCTTGTGGGAAGGGCTGCTTGCACGCATCCCGTTCGTGAAGTCCATCTACTCCAGCGTGAAGCAGGTGAGCGACACCCTGCTCTCGCCCTCGGGGCAGGCGTTCCGCAAGGCGCTGCTGGTGCAGTTTCCGCGCGATGGCTCGTGGACCATTGCCTTTCTCACGGGCACGCCGGGCGGCGATGTTGCCAACCACCTGGAAGGCGAGTACGTAAGCGTCTACGTGCCGACCACACCCAACCCCACCGGCGGCTATTTCGTCATGATGCGGCGGTCGGAAGTGATCGAGCTCGACATGAGCGTGGACGATGCGCTCAAGTACATCATCTCGATGGGCGTGGTCGTGCCGGGTCCGCGCGGCCGTCCGCGCAACGACGGGCAGACGCGTCCGCGGGTCAAGGCCAGCGCCGGCAACTGA
- a CDS encoding anti-sigma factor encodes MDCREARELFPAHVDRELGLPEAIEMDRHLHACPQCQEEFMEQSRVRAAVKKHVTYYHAPGDLAARIATALPAEDRTLASSRRREWRWSVSATWLGLGGALAGVVALVWSALLYQALPSADEMVGDQIVASHVRSLMASHIADVTSSDQHTVKPWFSGKLDFSPTVGDFTELGFPLVGGRLDYVDHRTVAALVYRHRQHLVNVYVWPSAVHDTGAVRTQSRQGYHLVNWAGGGMAYWVISDLNAKELMQLVDALRGQAPKAG; translated from the coding sequence ATGGATTGCAGAGAGGCACGGGAGTTGTTTCCGGCTCACGTGGACCGGGAACTCGGCCTGCCTGAGGCGATCGAGATGGACCGGCATCTGCATGCCTGTCCGCAATGTCAGGAAGAGTTCATGGAGCAAAGTCGGGTGCGCGCCGCCGTGAAGAAGCACGTCACCTACTACCACGCCCCGGGCGATCTCGCGGCGCGGATCGCTACCGCGTTGCCGGCCGAGGACAGGACCCTCGCGTCATCGCGGCGGCGCGAGTGGCGCTGGTCGGTATCCGCCACGTGGCTGGGACTGGGCGGCGCGCTCGCGGGGGTGGTCGCGCTCGTCTGGAGCGCTCTTCTGTATCAGGCGTTGCCGTCGGCGGACGAGATGGTCGGCGATCAGATCGTCGCGAGCCATGTGCGATCGCTCATGGCCAGCCACATCGCCGACGTGACGTCGTCGGACCAGCACACCGTCAAACCCTGGTTCAGCGGCAAGCTCGATTTCTCGCCGACCGTGGGCGATTTCACCGAGCTCGGTTTCCCGCTGGTGGGCGGTCGGCTCGACTACGTGGATCACCGTACGGTCGCCGCCCTCGTCTACCGCCACCGCCAGCACCTCGTCAACGTCTATGTCTGGCCGTCCGCTGTGCACGACACAGGTGCGGTGCGCACCCAGTCGCGCCAAGGCTATCATCTGGTGAACTGGGCGGGCGGCGGCATGGCCTACTGGGTGATTTCAGACCTGAATGCGAAGGAGCTGATGCAACTCGTCGATGCCCTGCGTGGGCAGGCGCCGAAAGCCGGTTGA
- a CDS encoding zinc ribbon domain-containing protein yields MPIYEYRCEDCNHRGEFLQKVSDAPIATCPQCGSGRFSKLISAAGFQLKGSGWYATDFKNGSKPAAAKSESKADEKPAESTEPKESKADDAKPAGSCGSACACHN; encoded by the coding sequence ATGCCGATTTACGAGTATCGCTGCGAGGACTGCAACCATCGCGGCGAGTTTCTGCAGAAGGTGAGCGATGCCCCGATCGCGACCTGTCCGCAATGCGGCAGCGGGCGCTTCTCCAAGCTGATCTCCGCCGCCGGCTTTCAGTTGAAGGGCAGCGGCTGGTACGCCACCGATTTCAAGAACGGCTCCAAGCCCGCTGCCGCCAAGTCGGAGAGCAAGGCGGACGAGAAGCCCGCCGAGTCGACGGAGCCCAAGGAGTCGAAGGCGGACGATGCGAAGCCCGCCGGCTCGTGCGGCAGCGCCTGCGCGTGTCACAACTGA
- a CDS encoding phage holin family protein translates to MKTLIRFVLFWGVNTLSLWVADEIFEGIRFASTESLLLSGLVLGIVNTLLRPILVVLTLPITILTLGLFLLVINGLTLYLTARMVSGFHLEGFGTAIGIALAVSIISFLLNSLLRTGEK, encoded by the coding sequence ATGAAGACGCTCATTCGCTTTGTTCTTTTTTGGGGTGTGAACACGCTCTCGCTGTGGGTCGCCGATGAGATCTTCGAGGGCATTCGCTTCGCCAGCACCGAATCCCTGCTCTTGTCCGGTCTCGTGCTCGGCATCGTGAACACGCTCTTAAGACCGATCCTCGTCGTGCTGACCCTGCCGATCACCATCCTCACCCTCGGCCTGTTCCTGCTCGTGATCAACGGTCTGACGCTGTACCTGACGGCACGAATGGTGAGCGGCTTCCACCTGGAAGGCTTCGGCACGGCGATCGGCATCGCGCTCGCGGTGTCGATCATTTCGTTCCTGCTGAACTCCCTCCTCCGCACCGGAGAGAAGTAG
- a CDS encoding nuclear transport factor 2 family protein, protein MSNATLIRKVYDDFAKGDVRAVLEVFDASIVWQVPGHSPLSGTYRGHGEIVGFFERSLALSGGSLAIDVEHILGEGDVVVALVTVTAERNDRTAAFAEVHVWRLANGRITAFREFQGDEQAEDRFWS, encoded by the coding sequence ATGAGCAATGCGACCTTGATCCGCAAAGTCTACGACGACTTCGCGAAGGGCGACGTTCGCGCGGTACTCGAAGTCTTTGACGCATCGATCGTCTGGCAGGTGCCGGGTCACAGTCCGCTGTCGGGCACTTACCGGGGGCATGGCGAGATCGTCGGCTTCTTCGAGCGCTCGCTCGCACTGAGCGGCGGCAGCCTGGCCATCGACGTCGAGCACATTCTCGGCGAAGGCGATGTCGTAGTTGCGCTGGTGACGGTAACGGCGGAACGCAACGATCGCACCGCGGCATTTGCGGAAGTGCATGTCTGGCGGCTCGCGAACGGAAGGATTACCGCGTTCCGCGAATTCCAGGGTGACGAGCAGGCCGAGGATCGCTTCTGGTCGTAG